The following are encoded together in the Gemmatimonadaceae bacterium genome:
- a CDS encoding gas vesicle protein K, whose product MSERDDPLAAPKEPSGHNAIGPASSPDLALEALARALPDRINADPEHVENGLARLVLTVIELLREILEHQAIRRMDGGTLSDEQVERLGLSLLKLNERMGELKTTFGLTDEDLNIDLGPLGRLR is encoded by the coding sequence ATGAGTGAACGCGACGATCCCCTCGCCGCGCCGAAGGAACCAAGCGGCCACAATGCGATAGGTCCGGCTTCCTCTCCGGATCTAGCGCTGGAAGCGCTTGCTCGTGCATTGCCTGACCGCATCAACGCCGACCCAGAACACGTCGAAAACGGCCTTGCGCGACTCGTGCTGACCGTGATAGAACTGCTGCGGGAAATTCTCGAGCATCAAGCCATCCGTCGCATGGATGGCGGCACGTTGTCGGACGAACAAGTCGAACGTCTCGGGCTCTCGCTCCTGAAGCTCAACGAGCGAATGGGGGAGCTCAAGACGACATTCGGACTCACCGACGAGGATCTGAATATCGACCTCGGGCCGTTGGGCCGACTTCGTTAA
- a CDS encoding gas vesicle protein, which produces MPEFVNPSRSHGLVDILDRVLDKGLVVAGDIKINLANVELLTIQVRLLVCSIDKAEQIGLNWWRSDPRLTTGSPYAALRPGQLEERLDRIERTLEGLAKKRGSKG; this is translated from the coding sequence TTGCCCGAGTTCGTTAATCCATCTCGCTCGCACGGCCTGGTAGACATTCTCGACCGCGTCCTTGACAAGGGCCTGGTCGTCGCCGGCGATATCAAAATCAATCTCGCGAATGTCGAGCTGCTGACGATTCAGGTGCGGCTCCTTGTCTGCTCCATCGATAAGGCCGAACAAATCGGTCTGAACTGGTGGCGTAGCGATCCGCGCCTCACGACTGGCTCGCCTTACGCCGCCCTGCGACCCGGGCAGCTCGAGGAACGTCTCGATCGGATCGAGCGTACGCTCGAAGGACTCGCGAAGAAGAGAGGATCGAAGGGGTGA
- the gvpA gene encoding gas vesicle structural protein GvpA — MAVERTPSGSSLIDVLDRVLDKGIVIDAWVRVSLVGIDLVTVEARIVVASIDTYLKYSEAVGITSPVSRPRELGASEMSELERVQRENAELRRRLEQQNA, encoded by the coding sequence ATGGCCGTCGAACGCACGCCTAGCGGCAGTTCACTCATTGATGTTCTCGACCGTGTACTGGACAAAGGCATCGTCATCGACGCGTGGGTACGCGTCTCGCTCGTCGGCATCGACCTGGTGACGGTCGAGGCTCGTATCGTCGTGGCATCGATCGACACGTACCTCAAGTACTCGGAGGCAGTCGGCATCACGTCGCCCGTATCCCGTCCGCGTGAGCTTGGGGCGAGCGAGATGTCGGAGCTCGAACGCGTGCAGCGTGAGAACGCGGAGCTGAGACGTCGGCTTGAACAGCAGAACGCGTGA
- a CDS encoding ATP-binding protein, whose amino-acid sequence MNSRTRELEGLIGATEVADRTVASVLSALAEAPDFSSAASFLLAQVLDLADVERGHMLRLDTAQESLISVSSIGYDSPPHAAISIGDLSNPLVICALTLAPVTGGGRSSIRAFVSMARWTALPMPQARVRGSLPVMSLPHAQEIVGEGEVRLLASVERRLASAPGGVIVIDGAVSERVIGSVTTLVMLAGPIIARLASLQESRDSIERLSQQRDRLTLMVDSLPDPVVITNATNDIIAQNSRAERLLNGKDGDSSGRRRAIELNNLLFTSFLAKAVMTGGQASGPRELNLVDPDEGNDLLFEVLAHPLSERVGPDDAVLSVLRDVTDLRRASNELERQVQRVRLAEMKASSERDRLNLILENVADPILVTDERANIILMNDQAEQLFQASEIQQRSRRQLQAVRGNDTKFTSFISDFALLDARARRERIALVHPLTGSQLPVEVVSGKILNERGEPIAIVSVLHDRTKEVEIERLYETLKTMNSELEERIRAATADLAEQNARLQWQSQEVERANRLKSEFLASMSHELRTPINALIGYSALLIDGVLGDINDRQRDALRRSRAAAEHLLALINDILDLAKIEAGKMPLHLEDVELRDVIAEVAQQIEPMVRKKSLEFVVDIGLECPALHTDRTKVRQVLLNLLSNAVKFTNKGRVAVVARCADTGDGVRIDVVDTGIGIREKDLQAIWEDFRQVDQSRTREFGGTGLGLSITRKLLDRLGGTVSVRSNYGDGSVFSVMLPQRTPSSAGEELVIGRSV is encoded by the coding sequence TTGAACAGCAGAACGCGTGAGCTCGAAGGATTGATCGGCGCGACGGAAGTCGCCGATCGGACGGTGGCGAGCGTTTTGTCGGCGCTCGCCGAGGCACCCGATTTCTCTTCGGCCGCGTCGTTTCTCCTCGCGCAGGTGCTCGACCTTGCAGACGTAGAACGCGGGCACATGCTGCGCCTCGATACGGCGCAGGAGTCGTTGATTTCAGTCTCGAGCATCGGCTACGACTCGCCGCCTCACGCGGCGATCTCGATTGGCGATCTCTCGAATCCGCTTGTGATTTGCGCGCTCACCCTTGCGCCAGTCACCGGTGGCGGCCGGTCGAGCATTCGTGCCTTCGTTTCGATGGCTCGCTGGACCGCGCTGCCGATGCCGCAAGCGCGAGTGCGCGGGTCGCTGCCCGTGATGTCGCTCCCGCACGCTCAAGAGATTGTGGGAGAAGGCGAGGTCCGACTGCTCGCGTCCGTCGAACGGCGCCTCGCAAGTGCGCCGGGCGGCGTGATCGTCATCGACGGTGCCGTTTCCGAGCGCGTCATCGGATCGGTGACCACGCTCGTTATGCTGGCAGGCCCGATCATCGCTCGCCTCGCCTCGCTGCAGGAATCGCGCGACTCGATCGAGCGACTCTCGCAGCAGCGCGATCGTCTCACGTTGATGGTCGATTCGCTTCCCGATCCGGTCGTCATCACCAACGCCACGAACGACATCATTGCTCAGAATTCGCGCGCGGAGCGACTGCTCAACGGGAAGGACGGCGATTCGAGCGGTCGCCGCCGCGCGATCGAGCTGAATAACCTGCTGTTCACGTCGTTTCTGGCGAAGGCGGTGATGACGGGCGGCCAGGCCAGTGGACCGCGCGAGTTGAATCTCGTCGACCCGGACGAAGGAAATGATCTCCTGTTCGAAGTACTGGCACACCCGCTGAGCGAACGCGTCGGACCCGACGACGCCGTTCTCTCGGTCTTGCGCGACGTCACGGACCTGCGACGCGCTTCCAACGAGCTCGAACGACAGGTACAACGCGTTCGGCTCGCCGAGATGAAAGCCTCGTCGGAGCGCGACCGACTGAATCTGATTCTCGAGAACGTCGCCGATCCCATTCTCGTAACCGACGAGCGCGCGAACATCATCCTGATGAATGATCAGGCAGAGCAGTTGTTCCAGGCGAGCGAGATCCAACAGCGCAGTCGGAGACAACTGCAAGCGGTTCGCGGCAACGACACGAAGTTCACGTCATTCATCTCCGACTTCGCGCTGCTCGACGCGCGCGCGCGGCGCGAGCGCATCGCGCTCGTCCATCCGCTCACCGGCAGCCAGCTGCCCGTGGAAGTGGTTTCCGGGAAGATTCTCAACGAGCGCGGCGAGCCGATCGCCATCGTCTCCGTGCTGCACGATCGCACCAAGGAGGTCGAGATCGAGCGGCTTTATGAAACGCTCAAGACGATGAACAGCGAGCTCGAGGAGCGGATCAGAGCGGCGACCGCCGATCTCGCGGAACAAAACGCGCGACTCCAATGGCAGTCACAGGAGGTCGAGCGCGCCAATCGGCTGAAGTCGGAGTTTCTCGCAAGCATGTCGCACGAGCTCCGCACGCCGATCAACGCTCTCATCGGCTACTCGGCACTTCTCATCGACGGCGTGCTCGGCGACATCAATGACCGCCAGCGCGACGCACTGCGCCGCAGCCGCGCGGCCGCCGAGCACCTGCTCGCGCTGATCAACGACATCCTCGATCTCGCGAAGATCGAAGCCGGGAAGATGCCGTTACACCTCGAGGACGTCGAGCTCCGCGACGTCATTGCGGAGGTCGCGCAGCAGATCGAACCGATGGTCCGCAAGAAGAGCCTGGAGTTCGTCGTCGACATCGGGCTCGAATGTCCAGCGCTGCATACCGATCGGACGAAGGTGCGTCAGGTATTGCTCAACTTGTTGTCGAACGCGGTGAAGTTCACGAACAAGGGACGCGTTGCCGTCGTTGCACGCTGCGCCGACACTGGCGACGGCGTGCGCATCGATGTCGTCGACACCGGCATCGGCATTCGCGAGAAGGATCTCCAGGCGATCTGGGAAGATTTCCGCCAGGTCGACCAATCACGCACGCGCGAGTTCGGCGGAACGGGACTCGGGTTGAGCATCACGCGAAAGTTGCTCGACCGTCTCGGCGGCACGGTTAGCGTGCGGAGCAATTACGGCGACGGGAGCGTTTTTTCCGTGATGCTCCCGCAGCGAACGCCGTCATCGGCAGGAGAGGAATTGGTCATCGGCCGGTCGGTCTGA